The DNA region gggatcgggtcctgaatcgggctccttagcacggagcctgcttctccctctgcctgccctgcctgccgctccccctgcttgtgctctctctctcccaaataaacaaataaaatcttaaaaaaaagaacccacacacaactgattttttttttaaaaaaagccaagaAGTTTTGGTATACTCTAGGTACATATGTTCTGGCAGAACTCTGGGGACCCTGAGCAGGATTTCTCAAAAGACCTCTAAGAACAAGGATCAACTGCatcttcattcattctacaaTGATTTGAATTACTGCTGTGTGCCAGCATTCATCAAGTTACTGGAGGCAACAGAAAGTTTTGCCATCGTGGACCTTGTTCTGACATCTTGTATATCTTGGATCTGTAGCTTACATCCTAGGACCAGGCACACGGTGGGTACTCAGTAGACACTAAATAAAGCAACTGGGGAGGAGTAGAATCTGTCGGATGGAACTGGCAAGAGGCCATGCTCCGCTAGTCCCTAGCTTTTTGGCTTTGCAGTAGTTGGATGTCTCTGCCTCCGTGACTGCATCCACCTGATAGGGTCAGAATTCACTAGAACACCAGTGGAGCAGCTGAAATTGAGAAACATCCCCATAACGGTACTTGTCTTATGATTTAACATATTCTCATGCTTCCTGTGTTACCGGATTAAACTTtcaaaagtaaagtaaaaagtttaaaagaagttcattagataggggcgcctgggtggcacagcggttaagcgtctgccttcggctcaaggcgtgatcccggcgttatgggatcgagccccacatcaggcccctctgctatgagcctgcttcttcctctcccactccccctgcttgtgttccctctctcactgtctttctctatctctgtcaaataaataaataaaatctttaaaaaaaaaaagaagttcattaGATAATACAAATGACTATTGTTCATAGACATGCAAATTAATTCCGTCTGTGGAAGGACAGTTATTTCATCCTTCCCACCCCATGGAAAAATCCAATTTTGTGTCTATGaatttatctcattcttttttcttttaagatttatttatttatgagggaggggagaggggcagaagtagagggagagagaaaatcccaagtagactccccggGCAGAGGGGaaagcctgacatgaggctcgatcccatcaccctgagatcatgacctgagctgaaaccaagagctggccattcaacggactgagccacccaggcgccccttatctcGGCATTCTCGATGGACCTGTATGTATTGGTGGGGTTTGCAATTCTCTGAACTGATTGTAACTTCTTTCTGGTTCTCTCCTTAATTAATGAGTTCAATAAAATCTTTGACACacgttcactttttaaaagttgattaGAAGACTACTTAGGAAAACTTACTATTTTAGGTGGAAAAAAGTAGTTGTGGTAGTGGAaggtaattagaaaaataatgtttcccAGTTCCACCTGGAGGAGTACGTATATCCCTTTGGCATACACTAAAGCACTAATTCAGCCATGAAGTTCTAGACAAGTGCTCACTGTCATGCTTTGTCAGAATCAACACTAGTCCCAGGCCCAAGAAAGCTGAGGTCCATGTAAGCAGAAAGGGGCTCCCCCCTTGTTGAATACCCACCCTATCCCCAGCTAATCCCATTTCACTCACTTCATGATGCGCGTGGCCCGGTAGCAGTGCAGGTCGTAGGAAAGGGAATATGTGCCATACAGAGTGGCCTTCACATTCAGGCAACCAATGAAGTCCTGTGGGTTCATCTTGTATAGGTCAAAAGTTACGCGAGCCACATCAATCTTCTTGGCAGGCTTACGGGAGAGGGAAAGTTGGTACCTAGTACCCTGTATCAAGACAAGCCTGTGGTTGGCACCCACCGAAGGACTTCTCCCAGGCTCCCAATGTTCTCCCCACCACCCAGGTGGGAACTCACCTGTTCTGATGGGGGCTGCCATTTCTGCCCCTTCTGGAGGACCATGAACACCGTGTCATCTGCCAGGGCTTGGAAATACTCTTCGGTCTCTACAGTTGTACCATCTTCCTCCAGCACCAGAAAGAAGGGCTTGTCTGCCAGTATCAGGGTGTCCCGGACCTGAAGAATAAGGTCAGTGATGCTTCTGCCATCCCCATGCAGCCACAGGGCATGAGGAAGACCCATATTACATCATCTCAGCTGCCAGGGAAAGAGCAAGTAGATAAGGATCTATGGGAAATGGGACTGGAACCCAGGCTCCTGCTGTGGGATCACCATTCAAACATTCTATATTATGGTCCTTCTTGGTACCTGGATTCATGGTTATGTTCTGGAACAGTGCTGTCCAAAAAAAATATAACGGGActcacatatgtaattttttattgagatataattcacatgccataaaattcacccttctaaagtatacaattcagtgttttttactacattcacaaagttgtgcaaccatcgcaACTATCTGATTtcggaacattttcatcatcccaaaagaaaCCCATTACCCATTAGCTCTCAtttcccatcccccaacccatgGCAACCTCTActgtctgtctctatggatttgcccattctggacatttcatataaatggaatcatacaatatgtggtctttttaGACCGACTTCTTTTCCTCAGTATGTTTTCAAATTTCATCTATGTTGTAacatgattcatttctttttatggctgaataatattctactataTAGAtacatcacattttttaaagatttcatttattcatgggagagaaagagcaagcacaagcagggggagtggcaggcagagggagaagcaggctccccgttgagctggaagcccaacatggggctcaattccaggaccctgggatcatgacctgagcggaaggaagatgcttaactgactaagccacccaggcaccccaatacaccattttcttaatccattcatcagttggcatagacatttgggttgtttccattatAAGGTGATGTATTATGAATACTGCTGTTATGagtattcatgtacaagtttgtgagtaaaatatgttttcagttttcctgggtatatacctaggagtgaaaatACTGAATACACAATTaactgtatgtttaactttttgaggaactataaaactgttttccaaagcagctgcattATTTTATGTGCCCATTAGCAATGAATTAAGATTCCAATTTCTTTATATCCTTATCAGCACTTGTTACTGTCTgccttttattttagccattctagtggctATGAactagttttgatttgaatttccctaatgactaatgatgttgaatatcttttcatatgttactagccatttatatattttctttagagaaatgtttattccaaattctttacacatttttatttatttaattttattttttaaaagattttatttatttatttgtcagagagagagcacaagcagggggagaggtaggcaGAAGTAGGCTCTTTGCCAAGCGAGGAGCCtaatgcaagactcgatcccaggaccctgggatcacaacctgagccaaagacagatgcccaaccgactgagctacctaggcatcCTTCTTTACCCAtatttaattgggttgtctttttattgttgagttataggagttctgtatgcttttttttttttttttttagattttattcatttatttgacagggagagagatagccagcgagagacagggaacacaagcagggggagtgggagaggaagaagcaggcttccagcagagcagggagcctgatgcggggctcagtcccaagaccctgggatcacgccctgagccaaaggcagacgtttaaccactgaaccacccaggcgccccatctgtaTGTATTCTTGATACTAGATCCTTCTCATATATGAGAtctgcaaataatttctcccattctataagttgtcatttaatttttttgataacACATACAAAGTGTTTAATGTTGATGAAGTCTGATTTTCCCCCCTCCGATTGCTTGTGCTTTGATGCCATATCAAAGAAACCAAAGTCATGAAgactaagaattttatagttttagctctacATTTAgctctttgatccattttgacttgattttgttcatggtgtgaggtagggatgaAACTTTGttattttgcatatggatattcCATTGTCCCAGCACCAATTAtcgaaaagactgttctttctcctgtcgaaaatcagttgaccatagataCATGGGAAGTAATTCTGGACTTTCAGTTCTATTCTATTGATTTGTAATATCTCCCAAATTCACATATTGAAGTCCTAAGCCCCAGGATCTCAGAAtctgactatatttggagatagggtctttaaaaaggtaattaaattaaaatgatgtcattaagatgggccctaatccaatattactagtgtccttataagaaggggagaTTAGGACCAAGAAACATAcccagagggaagaccatgtaaACAAGAAGACAGCCACCTACAAGTCCAAGAGAGAGGTCTcggaagaaaccaaccctgacagcaccttgatctcagacttccatcCTCCAGATTTGAGagaacataaatttctgttgttaaagtatcagtctgtggtactttgttatggaagccctagTAAACTAATAGAGCATGTCTATCCTTATGTCAATATCGTAGagttgattactatagctttgtagtaagcttTGGAATCAGGAATTGTAAGTTTCCAACTTTGTctttttccaagattgttttagctatttttggtccattgtatttctatataaattttagcatCAGCTTGtcaatatctataaaaatagtAGCTtgaattttgatggggattgcattgaatctacagatcaaaTTGGGGAGTATCGCCATCTTAACAACATTAAGTGTTCCAATCCTTGAACACATTTGTCtattatttaggtcttctttaagtCTTCAATCTAATTTATTTCACCAATGTCAATTTTCAATCTACAAGTCATATACTTTTGTTAAAGTTAATCTTAAATATTCTATTCTTACTGATGCTATAATGAATGGACTcattagtttttttcccccttaggtaggctccacatccagcatggaacacaacatggggcctgaattcatgatcctgagatcaagacctgagctgagatcaagaatcagacacttaaccgattgagccactcaggtgccccctcattttcttaattttatttttagattatttattgtcaatgtatagaaatacaattgatttttgtatattgatcttatatcttgCAACCTTATATCATGCAACCTTGCTGAacccatttattagctctaattgtgtgtgtgtgtttgtgtgtgtgtgtgtttgttctaTAGGGTTTTCTATCTGCAAATAGGaatagttttacctcttcctttccaatcagggtgccttttattttattttcttgcgtGATTAGCTTGGCTAGAACCTCCAGCACCATGTTGTATAGAAGTGGCAAGAACAGATATTCTTATGTCGTTCTTGATTGTAAGGGGAAAGTTTTCAGAATTTCCCAATAAGTATgttgttagctgtgagtttttcatagatgctctGTATCacacatatatcacatatatatatatatatatcacatatatatcacacatatataatttaaaattttctaatagccacatgatacttgtaatatatttaattccatctaaaatatgatttcaacaaaaaatcaggataaaaatttatgattttacatttttttcatattaagtctTCAAAGTCCTGTATGTGATTTATACTTCAGCATATCTCAGTTTCAACTAGCCTCATTTCAAGAGTTCGGTAACCACATGTAACTAGTAACTACTGCACTGGATAGTGTAACTCTAGAGTTAAAGAGACCTGGGTTTGAAGTTTATCTCCCTTACATTATTATTCTGAATTTAGGAAAGTTATCTCATTTATCTGAACTTGTTTCGTCATCCAAAAAGTTGAGGCAAGTATAGTCTTAGTGTCCTCACAATGGCTAAATGCAAAAGTGTATGAGATGAcagcctgggtttaaatcccagtgAATGAACTTGGCCTCTgcttctagaaaatgaaaatagtagtAACTATCTCAAGGTTATGATTACAAGAAATGCTATAAGTTACCTGGGAGAGTATATCATCCATAATATGCATTTACTAAATTTACTGATTAAATATACTGATTAAAATGGAAGGAGATCCACGACCCATTCATGCTAGAGAGTGAAAAGTCAGGCAGTATACTACATAACCCCATTTAATTAAGTCGTATATAAGGATAAACTATTTAGGACATTCACAACCACATCATTAGCTATCTTGGGATAGTAGAATTCTCACTTTACTTTTCTTGCTTGGATTCACTAGAGAACATGTgtttctgcttaaaatccttcaataaAGTTCTGGGATCCGCAACATACCGATAGCAATGAACACAACTAACTCCCAGATCTTGGCTTCTGAATACCATTCTCCCCTAAAATGAAGCAGATCTCCTTAGGAAAAATAGCCAATTCAAGGGCTAGGGCAGGTAAAGTACAAGATGAGCTTGCCATACCTCGTTGTGATTGAAAGTCAGAAAGCATTGAAGAATGATAGGGACATGGGAAAAGGACAGAAATTGGGCTGAAGG from Ursus arctos isolate Adak ecotype North America unplaced genomic scaffold, UrsArc2.0 scaffold_14, whole genome shotgun sequence includes:
- the CIDEC gene encoding lipid transferase CIDEC isoform X2 translates to MEGGLCCAGQYLTGVTSPEAGRGRSNTTQVTRMEYAMKSLSLLYPKSLSRHVAVSTSVVTQQLLSETSPEAPKARPWRVTTADRSVRKGIMAHSLKDLLNKVRDTLILADKPFFLVLEEDGTTVETEEYFQALADDTVFMVLQKGQKWQPPSEQGTRYQLSLSRKPAKKIDVARVTFDLYKMNPQDFIGCLNVKATLYGTYSLSYDLHCYRATRIMKFG